Proteins encoded by one window of Mesorhizobium sp. INR15:
- a CDS encoding aldehyde dehydrogenase family protein, translating into MTIAKETSELLAKLGVARDALVGGDLIVRSPVTGERIAALKTITPADAAKAIDAAHKAFQSWRLVPGPRRGELVRLLGEELRAHKSELGRLVSIEVGKIPSEGLGEVQEMIDICDFAVGLSRQLYGLTIATERPGHRMMETWHPLGVVGVISAFNFPVAVWSWNAALALVCGDAVVWKPSEKTPLTALACEAIFARAVKRFGADAPQGLAPVLIGDRAVGEILVDHPKVPLVSATGSTRMGRDVGPRLAKRFARAVLELGGNNAGIVCPSADLDMALRAIAFGAMGTAGQRCTTLRRLFVHDSVYDQLVPRLKKAYESVSVGNPLETSSLVGPLIDKAAHDAMQKALSEATAHGGKVTGGTRIENGHPDAYYVHPALVEMPKQVSPVTEETFAPILYVMKYSDFDAVLDEHNAVGAGLSSSIFTRDLQESERFLGVDGSDCGIANVNIGTSGAEIGGAFGGEKETGGGRESGSDAWKAYMRRATNTVNYSKALPLAQGVSFDIE; encoded by the coding sequence ATGACGATTGCCAAGGAAACATCCGAGCTTTTGGCGAAACTTGGCGTTGCCAGGGATGCGCTTGTTGGTGGTGACCTGATCGTGCGGAGCCCGGTGACGGGCGAGCGGATCGCGGCGCTGAAGACGATCACGCCCGCGGATGCGGCGAAAGCCATCGATGCCGCGCACAAGGCGTTCCAGTCGTGGCGGCTGGTGCCAGGTCCGCGACGCGGCGAACTGGTGCGGCTGCTGGGCGAGGAACTGCGCGCCCACAAGAGCGAGCTTGGCCGCCTTGTGTCGATCGAGGTCGGCAAGATCCCCTCCGAAGGTCTTGGCGAAGTGCAGGAGATGATCGACATCTGCGATTTCGCCGTCGGTCTGTCGCGCCAGCTCTATGGCCTGACCATCGCCACCGAGCGTCCTGGTCACCGCATGATGGAAACCTGGCATCCGCTCGGCGTCGTCGGCGTCATCTCGGCCTTCAACTTCCCGGTCGCGGTGTGGTCGTGGAATGCAGCGCTGGCGCTGGTCTGCGGCGATGCCGTGGTGTGGAAGCCGTCGGAGAAGACGCCGCTGACGGCACTTGCCTGCGAGGCGATCTTTGCCCGCGCCGTCAAGCGCTTCGGCGCGGATGCGCCGCAAGGCCTGGCGCCGGTGCTGATCGGCGACCGCGCCGTTGGCGAGATCCTGGTCGACCATCCGAAGGTGCCGCTGGTTTCGGCGACCGGCTCGACGCGCATGGGCAGGGATGTCGGCCCGCGCCTGGCCAAGCGCTTTGCCCGCGCCGTGCTGGAGCTCGGCGGCAACAATGCCGGCATTGTCTGCCCCAGCGCCGATCTCGACATGGCGCTGCGCGCCATTGCCTTCGGCGCCATGGGCACCGCTGGCCAGCGCTGCACGACGCTGCGGCGGCTGTTTGTCCATGACAGCGTCTATGACCAGCTCGTTCCGCGCCTGAAGAAGGCCTATGAGAGCGTCTCGGTCGGCAATCCGCTGGAGACGTCATCGCTGGTCGGGCCGCTGATCGACAAGGCCGCGCATGACGCCATGCAGAAGGCGCTGAGCGAAGCCACCGCCCATGGCGGCAAGGTGACCGGCGGCACGCGGATCGAGAACGGCCATCCCGATGCCTATTACGTGCATCCGGCGCTTGTCGAAATGCCGAAACAGGTCTCACCAGTGACGGAAGAGACCTTCGCGCCGATCCTCTATGTGATGAAATATTCCGATTTCGACGCCGTGCTCGACGAGCACAATGCGGTGGGCGCGGGGCTGTCGTCGTCGATCTTCACCCGCGACCTGCAGGAATCGGAGCGCTTCCTTGGTGTCGATGGTTCGGACTGCGGCATTGCCAATGTCAACATCGGCACGTCGGGTGCGGAAATCGGCGGTGCGTTTGGCGGCGAGAAGGAAACCGGCGGCGGCCGCGAGAGCGGCTCGGATGCGTGGAAGGCCTATATGCGCCGCGCCACCAACACGGTGAACTACTCCAAGGCGCTGCCGCTCGCCCAGGGCGTCTCCTTCGATATCGAGTGA
- a CDS encoding ShlB/FhaC/HecB family hemolysin secretion/activation protein: MAEATRKIIEGLAHRTVTAAEIFTAARMLETEYGRAGYALVRVVLPAQKLNDGAKLRLVVVDGFLERIDTSNLPEPIRGRVEATLAPLVGQKSIKLSAIERKLLLAGDTPGARLRSTLQAGSASGASVLVIDGKYRPLGGQVSVDNSLSPSLQRWSTGAGVDFNSLLGLGELVYLRASGYPNGGDNSVLGGNPRNRTYAAGIVVPIGYDGLTLNLEATRTRANPSAEPGTLGFGSAFERYSARLRYPWIRSRDLTISTELSFDAQNDNLDAVTPISLPIAEDRLRIARLGLDGTWFTPLGGLLVGNVVASFGIDGLGARSAADATPLLPLSRQGADAAFQKLEISASYSQPLAKHIGLDLFARAQTSFGKPLLQSEQFGLVGANSLSSFDAGALQGDSGYVVRGELSSTWYVPFSGGLVSLVPYVFGAVGQVHLEKPTALESKDILGASYGFGLKVGTALAGDAANTSLSLEWGRQHRDDHLPTSDRFSLNGAIQF, translated from the coding sequence ATGGCTGAAGCGACACGCAAGATCATCGAGGGTCTTGCGCATCGCACCGTGACCGCTGCCGAGATTTTCACCGCCGCGCGCATGCTGGAGACCGAATATGGCCGTGCCGGCTATGCGCTGGTGCGGGTCGTGCTGCCGGCGCAGAAGCTCAATGACGGGGCAAAGCTGCGGCTCGTCGTTGTCGATGGTTTTCTTGAGCGGATCGACACCAGCAACTTGCCCGAACCTATACGCGGCCGCGTCGAAGCGACGCTGGCGCCGCTCGTCGGCCAAAAAAGCATCAAGCTGTCGGCGATCGAGCGCAAGCTGCTCCTGGCCGGCGACACGCCGGGCGCGAGGCTGCGCTCAACGCTGCAAGCCGGCTCCGCCAGTGGCGCCAGCGTGCTGGTCATTGACGGCAAGTATCGTCCGCTCGGCGGCCAGGTGAGCGTGGACAATTCGCTGTCGCCATCGCTGCAGCGCTGGTCAACGGGCGCCGGTGTCGACTTCAACTCGCTGCTCGGCCTTGGCGAACTCGTCTATCTGCGCGCCAGCGGCTATCCCAACGGCGGCGACAACAGCGTGTTGGGCGGGAATCCGCGCAACCGCACCTATGCCGCGGGCATTGTCGTGCCGATCGGCTATGATGGGCTGACGTTGAACCTCGAAGCCACTCGCACGCGCGCCAATCCGAGCGCCGAGCCGGGCACGCTCGGCTTCGGCAGCGCCTTCGAGCGCTATTCGGCGCGGCTTCGTTATCCCTGGATCCGCAGCCGCGATCTTACCATCAGCACGGAATTGTCCTTCGATGCGCAGAACGACAATCTCGACGCGGTGACGCCGATTTCGCTGCCGATCGCCGAGGACCGCCTGCGCATTGCCAGGCTTGGTCTCGACGGCACATGGTTCACGCCGCTCGGCGGCCTGCTCGTCGGCAATGTGGTGGCGTCATTCGGCATTGATGGCCTTGGCGCGCGCTCCGCCGCCGACGCCACGCCCTTGCTGCCGCTGTCGCGCCAGGGCGCGGATGCGGCGTTCCAGAAGCTGGAGATCTCAGCGAGCTACAGTCAGCCACTGGCCAAGCATATCGGCCTTGATCTCTTCGCTCGTGCCCAGACCTCGTTCGGCAAGCCGCTGCTGCAGTCGGAGCAATTCGGGCTGGTTGGCGCCAACAGCCTGTCGAGTTTCGATGCCGGCGCCCTGCAGGGCGATTCCGGCTATGTCGTGCGCGGCGAGCTGTCCTCGACCTGGTACGTGCCCTTCAGCGGCGGCCTGGTTTCGCTGGTGCCATACGTTTTTGGCGCTGTCGGGCAGGTTCATCTGGAAAAGCCGACCGCGCTCGAAAGCAAGGACATCCTTGGTGCGTCCTACGGATTTGGGCTGAAGGTCGGAACGGCGCTCGCCGGCGACGCGGCCAATACCAGCCTGAGCCTCGAATGGGGCCGCCAGCATCGCGACGATCATTTGCCGACCAGCGATCGCTTTTCGCTGAATGGCGCCATCCAGTTCTAG
- a CDS encoding RNA polymerase sigma factor codes for MTELAWISSAISAARPQAMGALLRYFRDLDTAEEAFQDACLRALKNWPQNGPPRDPAAWLIFVGRNSGIDAVRKRSKQAPLPEEDQISDLEDAESDIAERLDGAHYRDDILRLLFICCHPDLPATQQIAVALRIVSGLTVKQIARAFLVGESAMEQRITRAKARIADAGVPFETPGAVERSERLAAVAAMVYLIFNEGYSTNSGEAPARAPLCEEAIRLGRLLLRLFQTEPEIMGLTALLLLQHARAPARFDEDGEIVLLEDQNRSLWSRKMIDEGLALVDKALRHRKPGPYQVQAAIAALHARAEKAEDTDWTEIDLLYSLLEQMQPSPVITLNRAVAVAKVRGPEAALAMIEPLEPRLSGYFHFFGLKGGLLMQLGRGEEARIAFDRAIALANTAAEAAHIRMHIDRLMKDGAARTAR; via the coding sequence ATGACCGAACTTGCCTGGATCAGCTCGGCGATCAGCGCTGCCCGTCCGCAAGCAATGGGTGCGCTGCTGCGCTATTTCCGCGACCTCGATACCGCGGAGGAAGCTTTCCAGGACGCCTGTCTGCGAGCCTTGAAGAACTGGCCGCAGAACGGGCCGCCGCGCGATCCGGCTGCCTGGCTGATCTTTGTTGGCCGCAACAGCGGCATTGATGCGGTCCGCAAGCGCTCCAAGCAGGCGCCGCTGCCGGAAGAGGACCAGATCTCCGATCTGGAGGACGCCGAAAGCGACATTGCGGAGCGGCTGGACGGTGCGCATTACCGCGATGACATCTTGCGGCTGCTGTTCATCTGCTGTCATCCTGACCTGCCGGCGACGCAGCAGATCGCGGTTGCGCTACGCATCGTCTCCGGGCTTACCGTCAAGCAGATCGCGCGCGCCTTCCTGGTCGGCGAAAGCGCCATGGAACAGCGCATCACGCGGGCCAAGGCACGCATCGCGGATGCCGGTGTGCCGTTCGAGACACCGGGTGCGGTCGAGCGCTCCGAGCGGCTCGCGGCGGTTGCCGCCATGGTCTACCTGATCTTCAATGAGGGCTATTCGACCAACAGCGGCGAGGCGCCGGCGCGCGCGCCGCTGTGCGAGGAGGCGATCCGGCTGGGGCGGTTGCTGCTGCGGCTGTTCCAGACCGAGCCGGAGATCATGGGGCTGACGGCATTGCTGCTGCTGCAGCATGCGCGCGCACCGGCCCGTTTCGATGAAGACGGCGAGATCGTGCTGCTCGAGGACCAGAACCGGAGCCTTTGGAGCCGCAAGATGATCGACGAGGGACTGGCGCTGGTCGACAAGGCTTTGCGGCATCGCAAGCCCGGGCCCTATCAGGTGCAGGCGGCGATCGCCGCGCTGCATGCACGCGCGGAAAAGGCCGAGGACACCGACTGGACCGAGATCGACCTGCTTTACAGTCTGCTTGAGCAGATGCAGCCGTCGCCGGTGATCACACTCAACCGGGCGGTTGCCGTCGCCAAGGTGCGTGGACCGGAAGCGGCGCTCGCCATGATCGAACCGCTTGAGCCGAGGCTATCAGGCTATTTCCATTTCTTCGGCCTCAAGGGCGGCCTGCTGATGCAGCTTGGCCGTGGCGAGGAAGCCCGCATTGCTTTCGACCGCGCCATCGCGCTCGCCAACACAGCCGCGGAAGCCGCGCATATCCGCATGCATATCGACCGGCTGATGAAGGACGGCGCCGCGCGGACAGCGCGTTGA